Proteins encoded in a region of the Larimichthys crocea isolate SSNF chromosome XVI, L_crocea_2.0, whole genome shotgun sequence genome:
- the prrt2 gene encoding trafficking regulator of GLUT4 1 isoform X1 codes for MAVNMMPCPAIWPGEEQLLDQDASLSSQAPISEPCLSAASGEQLIHSSSPASARPPRSKSKGELVIVINEKLKNSNGIHAAPAECTSPVISSPPRRQHSISYPHHGKTRKGSRASSIGYTAFSPRPSLSRHSSIATNPPLDRTKVKDYLLLSVLACFCPVWPINIVGFVYSIMSKNSLEQGNLDGAVRLGRVAKMLSMVSLVGGTVIIIACIVNLASECPKSDL; via the exons ATGGCTGTGAACATGATGCCATGTCCCGCCATTTGGCCAGGGGAGGAACAGTTGCTGGACCAGGATGCCTCTCTGTCGAGCCAAGCCCCCATCTCTGAGCCGTGCCTATCAGCAGCCAGCGGTGAACAACtcatccacagcagcagcccggCCAGCGCGAGGCCCCCACGCAGCAAATCTAAAGGAGAGCTGGTCATAGTCATCAACGAGAAGCTGAAGAACA GTAATGGGATCCATGCAGCACCTGCAGAGTGCACGTCCCCagtcatctcctctcctcccagaAGGCAACACTCCATCTCTTACCCCCATCACGGCAAGACCAGGAAAGGGAGCAGGGCGAGCTCCATTGGCTACACCGCCTTCTCGCCCAGGCCGTCGCTTTCTCGCCACTCCAGCATCGCCACGAACCCACCATTGGACCGGACCAAAGTTAAAGACTACCTCCTCCTGTCCGTGCTGGCCTGCTTCTGCCCCGTCTGGCCCATCAACATCGTGGGATTTGTCTACTCCATCATG TCCAAGAACAGTCTCGAACAGGGAAACCTGGATGGCGCCGTGCGTCTGGGACGTGTGGCCAAGATGCTCTCCATGGTGTCACTAGTTGGAGGGACGGTCATTATCATCGCCTGCATTGTCAACCTGGCTAGTGAGTGTCCCAAATCTGACCTTTAA
- the prrt2 gene encoding trafficking regulator of GLUT4 1 isoform X2 gives MAVNMMPCPAIWPGEEQLLDQDASLSSQAPISEPCLSAASGEQLIHSSSPASARPPRSKSKGELVIVINEKLKNSNGIHAAPAECTSPVISSPPRRQHSISYPHHGKTRKGSRASSIGYTAFSPRPSLSRHSSIATNPPLDRTKVKDYLLLSVLACFCPVWPINIVGFVYSIMSKNSLEQGNLDGAVRLGRVAKMLSMVSLVGGTVIIIACIVNLAINVKT, from the exons ATGGCTGTGAACATGATGCCATGTCCCGCCATTTGGCCAGGGGAGGAACAGTTGCTGGACCAGGATGCCTCTCTGTCGAGCCAAGCCCCCATCTCTGAGCCGTGCCTATCAGCAGCCAGCGGTGAACAACtcatccacagcagcagcccggCCAGCGCGAGGCCCCCACGCAGCAAATCTAAAGGAGAGCTGGTCATAGTCATCAACGAGAAGCTGAAGAACA GTAATGGGATCCATGCAGCACCTGCAGAGTGCACGTCCCCagtcatctcctctcctcccagaAGGCAACACTCCATCTCTTACCCCCATCACGGCAAGACCAGGAAAGGGAGCAGGGCGAGCTCCATTGGCTACACCGCCTTCTCGCCCAGGCCGTCGCTTTCTCGCCACTCCAGCATCGCCACGAACCCACCATTGGACCGGACCAAAGTTAAAGACTACCTCCTCCTGTCCGTGCTGGCCTGCTTCTGCCCCGTCTGGCCCATCAACATCGTGGGATTTGTCTACTCCATCATG TCCAAGAACAGTCTCGAACAGGGAAACCTGGATGGCGCCGTGCGTCTGGGACGTGTGGCCAAGATGCTCTCCATGGTGTCACTAGTTGGAGGGACGGTCATTATCATCGCCTGCATTGTCAACCTGGCTA taaATGTGAAAACCTGA